A genomic window from Streptomyces sp. MST-110588 includes:
- a CDS encoding GNAT family N-acetyltransferase produces the protein MIELSRDQAAAVSHWFAAGPPGTAALAEHALAQKGAGRWWADRPLAPRAVAVACAGHVLLRGEPTALAPLALAPFAEHHIQAPARFLPLLGHAFDLLLPWERMVYVHRVPAPHPHVPRGVTVRRLTPKDAPALAALGPESAWVHASWGGPDHLAASGHAWAAFARDRILAMACTYFRGSTHEDITCLTVPEHRRQHLALACVTALCQDIAARGHTPSWTCSRDNRPSRLLAWTAGFRLEHEYVHHLTGRPARRVTGLAA, from the coding sequence GTGATCGAGCTCTCCCGCGATCAAGCCGCCGCCGTCTCCCACTGGTTCGCCGCCGGACCGCCCGGCACGGCAGCACTGGCCGAACACGCACTGGCCCAAAAGGGAGCCGGCCGCTGGTGGGCCGACCGTCCCCTCGCCCCCCGAGCCGTCGCCGTGGCCTGCGCGGGCCACGTACTGCTGCGCGGCGAACCCACCGCCCTGGCCCCGCTCGCGCTCGCCCCCTTCGCCGAGCACCACATCCAGGCCCCGGCCCGCTTCCTGCCCCTGCTCGGCCACGCGTTCGACCTCCTCCTGCCGTGGGAACGCATGGTGTACGTCCACCGCGTCCCCGCGCCGCACCCGCACGTGCCCCGCGGGGTGACGGTGCGCCGGCTGACGCCGAAGGACGCGCCCGCGCTCGCCGCACTGGGACCCGAGTCGGCCTGGGTCCACGCCAGTTGGGGCGGCCCGGACCACCTCGCCGCCTCCGGACACGCCTGGGCGGCGTTCGCCAGGGACCGCATCCTCGCCATGGCCTGCACGTACTTCCGCGGCAGCACTCACGAGGACATCACCTGCCTCACCGTCCCCGAACACCGCCGACAGCACCTCGCACTGGCCTGCGTCACCGCCCTGTGCCAGGACATCGCCGCCCGCGGCCACACCCCGAGCTGGACCTGCTCACGCGACAACCGCCCCAGCCGCCTCCTCGCCTGGACCGCCGGCTTCCGTCTGGAGCACGAGTACGTCCACCACCTCACCGGCCGGCCCGCACGCCGCGTCACAGGACTCGCCGCCTGA
- a CDS encoding ROK family glucokinase has translation MSTYKDTVHRGSARATVLRTVGTRERRSLLTAPRVPTVGIDIGGTKVMAGVVDADGTILEKVRTETPDKSKSPKVVEDVITELVLDLSDRHDVHAVGIGAAGWVDADRSRVLFAPHLNWRNEPLRDRLAGRLAVPVMVDNDANTAAWAEWRFGAGRGEDHLVMITLGTGIGGAILEDGQVKRGKYGVAGEFGHMQVVPGGHRCPCGNRGCWEQYSSGNALVREARELAAADSPVAYNIIDRVGGRVADITGPLITELAREGDAMCVELLQDIGQWLGVGIANLAAALDPSCFVIGGGVSAADDLLIGPARDAFRRTLTGRGYRPEARIAKAQLGPEAGMVGAADLARLVARRFRRANRRRVERHERYARAGRR, from the coding sequence ATGAGCACGTACAAAGACACGGTGCACCGGGGGTCGGCGCGGGCGACGGTGCTGCGCACGGTCGGGACGCGGGAGCGGCGCTCGCTGCTGACCGCCCCCCGGGTGCCCACCGTGGGCATCGACATCGGCGGCACCAAGGTCATGGCGGGCGTGGTGGACGCCGACGGCACGATCCTGGAGAAGGTCCGTACCGAGACCCCGGACAAGTCCAAGAGCCCCAAGGTCGTCGAGGACGTCATCACCGAACTGGTGCTGGACCTCTCCGACCGGCACGACGTGCACGCGGTGGGCATCGGCGCGGCCGGCTGGGTCGACGCCGACCGCAGCCGCGTCCTGTTCGCCCCCCATCTGAACTGGCGCAACGAGCCGCTGCGCGACCGGCTCGCCGGCCGTCTGGCGGTCCCCGTCATGGTCGACAACGACGCGAACACCGCGGCCTGGGCCGAGTGGCGCTTCGGCGCCGGACGCGGCGAGGACCACCTCGTCATGATCACGCTCGGTACCGGCATCGGCGGCGCGATCCTGGAGGACGGCCAGGTCAAGCGCGGCAAGTACGGCGTCGCCGGCGAGTTCGGCCATATGCAGGTCGTGCCCGGCGGCCACCGCTGCCCGTGCGGCAACCGCGGCTGCTGGGAGCAGTACAGCTCCGGAAACGCCCTGGTCCGCGAGGCCCGCGAGCTGGCCGCCGCCGACTCGCCGGTCGCGTACAACATCATCGACCGGGTCGGCGGGCGCGTCGCCGACATCACCGGCCCGCTGATCACCGAGCTGGCCCGTGAGGGCGACGCGATGTGCGTGGAACTGCTCCAGGACATCGGCCAGTGGCTCGGCGTGGGTATCGCCAACCTGGCCGCCGCCCTGGACCCCTCCTGCTTCGTCATCGGCGGCGGCGTCAGCGCCGCCGACGACCTGCTCATCGGCCCGGCCAGGGACGCCTTCCGCCGTACGCTGACCGGCCGCGGCTACCGGCCCGAGGCCCGGATCGCCAAGGCCCAGCTCGGCCCGGAGGCCGGTATGGTCGGCGCCGCCGACCTCGCCCGCCTGGTCGCCCGCCGCTTCCGCCGCGCCAACCGCCGCCGCGTGGAGCGCCACGAACGCTACGCACGGGCGGGGCGGCGATGA
- a CDS encoding GntR family transcriptional regulator, whose translation MGKRDTDSAGAQGPVQFSVDRSSPVPLYFQLSQQLEAAIETGGLAPGSLLGNEIELAGRLGLSRPTVRQAIQSLVDKGLLVRRRGIGTQVVHSQVKRPLELSSLYDDLEAAGQKPATRVLLNTTTEATAEVAAALGVAEGTEVALVERLRLTHGEPVAHLRNHLPLGLLDLNTAKLEETGLYRLMRAAGITLHSARQAVGARAAGAEEGGRLDEAEGAPLLTMRRTTFDDTGRAVEFGSHVYRASRYTFEFQLLVRP comes from the coding sequence GTGGACCGCAGCAGTCCGGTCCCGCTGTACTTCCAGCTCTCCCAGCAGTTGGAAGCCGCCATCGAGACCGGCGGGCTGGCTCCCGGCAGCCTGCTCGGCAACGAGATCGAGCTGGCCGGGCGGCTGGGCCTGTCCCGCCCCACCGTCCGGCAGGCGATCCAGTCGCTGGTCGACAAGGGCCTGTTGGTCCGTCGGCGCGGCATCGGCACCCAGGTCGTACACAGCCAGGTCAAGCGCCCTCTGGAGCTGAGCAGCCTGTACGACGACCTGGAGGCGGCCGGGCAGAAGCCGGCCACCCGCGTGCTGCTGAACACCACCACCGAGGCCACCGCGGAGGTTGCGGCGGCCCTCGGCGTCGCCGAGGGCACGGAGGTCGCGCTGGTCGAGCGGCTGCGGCTGACGCACGGCGAACCCGTCGCCCATCTGCGCAACCACCTTCCCCTCGGGCTGCTGGACCTGAACACCGCCAAGCTGGAGGAGACCGGCCTGTACCGGCTGATGCGCGCCGCGGGGATCACCCTGCACAGCGCCCGCCAGGCGGTGGGGGCGCGGGCCGCCGGCGCCGAGGAGGGCGGGCGGCTGGACGAGGCCGAGGGCGCACCGCTGCTGACGATGCGGCGTACGACGTTCGACGACACGGGCCGGGCGGTGGAGTTCGGCTCGCACGTCTACCGGGCCTCGCGCTACACCTTCGAGTTCCAGTTGCTCGTACGGCCGTGA
- a CDS encoding MBL fold metallo-hydrolase has translation MELTKKTHACVRLEKDGRVLVIDPGVFSERDAAAGADAVLVTHEHMDHFDEGRLRTAMEANPAAEIWTLAAVAEQISAAFPGRVHTVGEGDTFTAAGFEVEVHGQFHAVIHPDIPRITNVGFLLDGSVFHPGDALTVPEGRSVDTLLLPVHAPWNKVAEIIDYLREVKPRRAVDIHDSLLQDHARPVYDSMIDKLGGTDHGRLAPGEHTGLR, from the coding sequence ATGGAACTCACGAAGAAGACCCACGCCTGCGTCCGGCTGGAGAAGGACGGGCGGGTGCTCGTCATCGATCCCGGCGTCTTCAGCGAGCGGGACGCGGCGGCCGGCGCGGACGCCGTGCTGGTCACCCACGAGCACATGGACCACTTCGACGAGGGCCGGCTGCGCACGGCCATGGAGGCCAATCCGGCGGCCGAGATCTGGACCCTGGCCGCCGTCGCCGAGCAGATCTCGGCGGCCTTCCCCGGCCGGGTGCACACCGTCGGCGAGGGCGACACCTTCACCGCCGCCGGCTTCGAGGTGGAGGTGCACGGCCAGTTCCACGCGGTCATCCACCCGGACATCCCGCGCATCACCAACGTCGGCTTCCTCCTGGACGGCTCCGTCTTCCACCCCGGCGACGCGCTGACCGTCCCGGAGGGCCGCTCGGTGGACACTCTTCTGCTGCCCGTCCACGCGCCGTGGAACAAGGTCGCCGAGATCATCGACTACCTGCGGGAGGTCAAGCCGCGCCGGGCCGTGGACATCCACGACAGCCTGCTGCAGGACCACGCCCGCCCGGTGTACGACTCCATGATCGACAAGCTGGGCGGCACCGACCACGGCCGCCTCGCACCCGGCGAGCACACCGGGCTGAGGTGA
- a CDS encoding DUF6278 family protein translates to MNLSFLDKWRRRADPDHPLPFAGPAAGPEGGPGSGASGAGPGTGPGSGSGSGEDPGSVTELLSECELLRAQAAEAGVELDDTPRSLEALDQLQPVWRDDPEVLPWLGNDAGLYLGTVLVRTVRGAVWQVWPDGLPVVRLESGREVDVVRAGHEWADDGAPELSHVYAEVAES, encoded by the coding sequence ATGAACCTGTCTTTCCTGGACAAGTGGCGCAGGCGGGCGGACCCGGACCACCCGCTCCCGTTCGCCGGCCCGGCCGCCGGGCCGGAGGGCGGGCCGGGCAGTGGGGCGTCCGGCGCGGGCCCCGGCACGGGCCCCGGCTCGGGTTCCGGCTCCGGCGAGGACCCCGGAAGCGTGACCGAGCTGCTGTCCGAGTGCGAGCTGCTGCGCGCCCAGGCGGCGGAGGCCGGAGTGGAACTGGACGACACACCACGGTCGTTGGAGGCGCTGGACCAGCTCCAGCCGGTCTGGCGGGACGACCCCGAGGTGCTGCCCTGGCTCGGCAACGACGCGGGCCTCTACCTCGGCACGGTGCTCGTACGGACGGTCCGGGGCGCCGTCTGGCAGGTGTGGCCGGACGGACTGCCCGTCGTACGGCTGGAGTCCGGCCGCGAGGTCGACGTGGTACGGGCGGGCCACGAATGGGCCGACGACGGCGCGCCCGAGCTCTCCCACGTGTACGCGGAGGTGGCCGAGAGCTGA
- a CDS encoding substrate-binding domain-containing protein: MRTAQPDTARTERRPRRPRPRSRPRPRLRHAALLTAAVAALAAVGGCSGSGGKGAEERPSAAGGSGALAGTQRLTFGMVSHSGEGDTFWDIVQNGAQRAAEKDNVKFLYANDKEGAEQAALVQSYIDQEVDGLIVTLAKPDALKDVLARARKAGIPLITINSGERFSAASGALTHIGQDETVAGRAVGQELNRRHLKKALCVIHEQGNVSLEERCAAVRAAFKGQVENIGVQGTDAPASQSSVQARLQSDRTVDCVVTLGAPMAAIAVKARKQAHSGARIATFDLNVAVVKLLKAKDVDFAVDQQPYLQGYEAVDLLWLYKANRNVLGGGRPVLTGPALVSAADVPELEAYTGRGSR; encoded by the coding sequence ATGCGCACCGCACAGCCGGACACGGCCCGAACCGAGCGCCGCCCGCGCCGCCCCCGGCCCCGGTCCCGGCCGCGTCCCCGCCTGCGCCACGCCGCCCTCCTGACGGCGGCGGTCGCGGCGCTGGCCGCCGTCGGCGGGTGCAGTGGCTCCGGCGGCAAGGGCGCCGAGGAACGGCCCTCGGCGGCGGGCGGCAGCGGTGCCCTGGCCGGCACCCAGCGGCTGACCTTCGGCATGGTCAGCCACTCCGGTGAGGGGGACACCTTCTGGGACATCGTCCAGAACGGCGCCCAGCGGGCCGCCGAGAAGGACAACGTGAAGTTCCTGTACGCCAACGACAAGGAAGGCGCCGAGCAGGCGGCGCTGGTCCAGTCCTACATCGACCAGGAGGTCGACGGGCTGATCGTCACCCTCGCCAAGCCCGACGCCCTCAAGGACGTCCTGGCCAGGGCCAGGAAGGCCGGCATCCCGTTGATCACCATCAACTCCGGCGAGCGCTTCTCGGCGGCGTCCGGAGCGCTGACCCACATCGGCCAGGACGAGACCGTGGCGGGCCGCGCCGTCGGCCAGGAGCTGAACCGGCGGCACCTGAAGAAGGCCCTGTGCGTCATCCACGAGCAGGGCAACGTCTCGCTGGAGGAGCGGTGCGCCGCGGTGCGCGCGGCCTTCAAGGGGCAGGTGGAGAACATCGGCGTCCAGGGCACCGACGCCCCCGCGTCCCAGTCCTCCGTACAGGCCAGGCTCCAGTCGGACCGGACGGTGGACTGTGTCGTCACGCTCGGTGCGCCGATGGCCGCGATCGCCGTCAAGGCCAGGAAGCAGGCCCACAGCGGCGCGCGGATCGCCACCTTCGACCTCAACGTGGCCGTGGTGAAGCTCCTGAAGGCCAAGGACGTCGACTTCGCCGTCGACCAGCAGCCCTACCTCCAGGGGTACGAGGCCGTGGACCTGCTGTGGCTCTACAAGGCCAATCGCAACGTCCTGGGCGGTGGCAGGCCGGTGCTGACCGGCCCGGCCCTGGTGAGCGCGGCGGACGTACCGGAGCTGGAGGCGTACACCGGGCGTGGCAGCCGGTGA
- a CDS encoding ABC transporter permease: protein MSTTDTSTVDRAPQGGPDERLVHRSLPRRLMGRPELGAVVGAAAVFVFFSFAADTFLRASSLSTVLYASSTIGIMAVPVALLMIGGEFDLSAGVMVVSSALVSSMFSYQMTANTWVGVGVSLLVTLAIGFFNGFLLTRTKLPSFIITLGTFFMLTGLNLGFTKLISGTVSTKSVADMEGFDSARTVFASHLSVGGVDIQITIVWWLALVALATWILLRTRVGNWIFAVGGNADAARAVGVPVTRTKIGLYMGVAFAAWISGQHLLFSYDAVQSGEGVGNEFLYIIAAAVGGCLMTGGYGSAIGAAVGAFIFGMTSKGIVYAQWNPDWYKFFLGAMLLLATLLNAWVRKRAEART, encoded by the coding sequence ATGAGCACCACCGACACATCCACCGTGGACCGCGCGCCGCAGGGCGGCCCGGACGAGCGGCTGGTGCACCGCTCGCTGCCCCGCCGGCTGATGGGCCGCCCCGAACTCGGCGCGGTGGTCGGCGCCGCCGCGGTCTTCGTCTTCTTCTCCTTCGCCGCCGACACCTTCCTGCGCGCCTCCAGCCTCTCGACCGTGCTGTACGCCTCCTCCACGATCGGCATCATGGCCGTACCGGTGGCGCTGCTGATGATCGGCGGCGAGTTCGACCTGTCGGCCGGCGTCATGGTCGTCAGCTCGGCGCTGGTCTCCTCCATGTTCAGCTACCAGATGACGGCCAACACCTGGGTCGGCGTCGGGGTGTCGCTGCTGGTCACCCTCGCCATCGGCTTCTTCAACGGCTTCCTGCTGACCCGTACCAAACTCCCCAGCTTCATCATCACGCTGGGTACGTTCTTCATGCTGACCGGGCTGAACCTGGGCTTCACCAAGCTGATCAGCGGCACCGTCTCGACGAAGTCCGTCGCCGACATGGAGGGCTTCGACTCGGCCCGTACGGTCTTCGCCTCCCACCTGAGCGTCGGCGGCGTGGACATCCAGATCACCATCGTGTGGTGGCTCGCACTGGTGGCCCTGGCCACCTGGATCCTGCTGCGCACCCGCGTCGGCAACTGGATCTTCGCGGTGGGCGGCAACGCGGACGCCGCACGGGCGGTCGGCGTCCCGGTCACCAGGACCAAGATCGGCCTCTACATGGGGGTCGCCTTCGCCGCCTGGATCTCCGGACAGCACCTGCTGTTCTCCTACGACGCCGTCCAGTCCGGCGAGGGCGTGGGCAACGAGTTCCTCTACATCATCGCCGCCGCGGTCGGCGGCTGTCTGATGACCGGCGGCTACGGCTCGGCGATCGGCGCCGCGGTCGGCGCGTTCATCTTCGGCATGACCAGCAAGGGCATCGTGTACGCCCAGTGGAACCCGGACTGGTACAAGTTCTTCCTCGGGGCGATGCTGCTGCTCGCCACGCTCTTGAACGCATGGGTCCGCAAGCGCGCGGAGGCGAGGACATGA
- a CDS encoding SGNH/GDSL hydrolase family protein has protein sequence MRVRLWGTALVLALSGTVSPAAAAPPRPDTPAPLEELFDNTAISEDTDPGDADFDGAGRSLSAQDLRAAGWTPGRLLAIDSARLTWPRSEPGEPDNVRADGQAVRVRGQGGALSLLVAATAPGPGGTVTGTGTVRYRDGSRSTYELSAPDWRTGPLSTKAVALPHLNSPEGQQAGPARLYAVSVPLRPGREVSSVVLPQDPGPAGDLHVFAVGVRDAGRGWTASWAASTGGYPAVGPWTDRTLRLVVHAGAGGPRARIRLANTFAAAPVTIGAASVAVQGQGAQAAGRPVPLTFQGRRSARIPAGAQVFGDPVDFAVPAGANLLVSIHLPGTVTAAPVHQMATQRSYLSAPGSGDRTGDGGGAAFTGTLETWPFLTGVDVRGGPGTVVTLGDSITDGARSTAGANRRWPDVLAERLRAQDTLPRYGVANHGIGANRVVTDRYQGDGVSKETGGVSALHRLDRDVLAQPGVRTVIVFEGVNDLLGRAAAPEVTAGLRAIARRAHERGLRVLAATVAPCEGFVSCTPAVEAQRSAVNTFVRNNVRTGDCGAFDAVLDFDAVVRDPRRPQRIAPTYDSGDHLHPGDAGLRALAESVDLRLLVP, from the coding sequence ATGCGCGTACGACTGTGGGGCACGGCCCTCGTGCTCGCGCTGAGCGGGACGGTGTCGCCCGCCGCCGCCGCACCGCCGCGCCCGGACACACCGGCACCCCTGGAAGAACTCTTCGACAACACGGCGATCAGCGAGGACACCGATCCGGGCGACGCCGACTTCGACGGCGCCGGCCGCTCACTGTCCGCCCAGGACCTGCGCGCGGCGGGCTGGACGCCCGGCCGGCTGCTGGCGATCGACTCGGCGCGGCTGACCTGGCCGCGCTCGGAGCCGGGTGAGCCGGACAACGTACGGGCGGACGGACAGGCCGTACGGGTGCGGGGGCAGGGCGGCGCGCTCTCCTTGCTGGTGGCCGCCACGGCGCCCGGGCCCGGCGGGACGGTGACCGGGACGGGCACCGTGCGCTACCGGGACGGCTCGCGCAGCACGTACGAACTGAGCGCGCCGGACTGGCGGACCGGTCCGCTGAGCACCAAGGCCGTGGCGCTGCCGCACCTGAACTCCCCCGAGGGGCAGCAGGCCGGGCCGGCCCGGCTGTACGCGGTGAGCGTGCCGCTGCGGCCCGGCCGCGAGGTGTCCTCGGTCGTGCTGCCCCAGGACCCGGGGCCGGCGGGCGACCTGCACGTGTTCGCGGTGGGGGTGCGCGACGCGGGGCGCGGCTGGACCGCGAGCTGGGCGGCGAGCACCGGCGGCTATCCGGCCGTCGGGCCGTGGACGGACCGCACGCTGCGGCTGGTGGTGCACGCCGGCGCGGGCGGGCCACGGGCCCGGATCCGGCTGGCGAACACCTTCGCCGCGGCGCCGGTGACGATCGGGGCGGCGAGCGTGGCAGTGCAGGGGCAGGGGGCGCAGGCGGCCGGCCGGCCCGTACCGCTGACCTTCCAGGGCCGCAGATCGGCCCGGATTCCGGCCGGGGCCCAGGTGTTCGGCGACCCGGTGGACTTCGCCGTGCCCGCGGGTGCCAACCTGCTGGTGAGCATCCATCTGCCGGGGACGGTGACGGCGGCGCCGGTGCACCAGATGGCGACACAGCGCTCGTACCTGAGCGCGCCCGGCAGCGGGGACCGCACCGGGGACGGGGGCGGGGCGGCGTTCACGGGAACGCTGGAGACCTGGCCGTTCCTGACGGGCGTGGACGTGCGGGGCGGGCCGGGAACCGTCGTCACGCTCGGGGACTCGATCACCGACGGGGCGAGGTCGACGGCCGGCGCGAACCGGCGCTGGCCGGACGTCCTCGCCGAGCGCCTGCGCGCACAGGACACGCTGCCGCGGTACGGGGTCGCCAACCACGGCATCGGCGCCAACCGGGTCGTCACCGACCGCTACCAGGGGGACGGGGTGAGCAAGGAGACCGGCGGGGTGAGCGCCCTGCACCGGCTGGACCGGGACGTGCTGGCCCAGCCCGGGGTCCGTACGGTGATCGTCTTCGAAGGCGTCAACGACCTCCTCGGGCGGGCCGCGGCGCCGGAGGTGACGGCGGGGCTGCGGGCCATCGCGCGGCGCGCCCACGAGCGGGGGCTGCGGGTGCTGGCCGCCACCGTCGCGCCCTGCGAGGGCTTCGTCTCCTGCACCCCGGCGGTGGAGGCGCAGCGGTCGGCCGTCAACACGTTCGTGCGCAACAACGTCCGTACGGGGGACTGCGGGGCGTTCGACGCGGTGCTGGACTTCGATGCGGTGGTGCGCGATCCGCGGCGGCCCCAGCGGATCGCGCCGACGTACGACAGCGGCGACCATCTGCACCCCGGCGACGCGGGCCTGCGGGCGCTGGCCGAGTCGGTCGACCTGCGGCTGCTGGTGCCCTGA
- a CDS encoding ATP-binding cassette domain-containing protein encodes MTDGGTTPQPEDTMTAGGTTSRDEDTTGPGRADGPDRAPAGADRASTEGDRTPALVRLDGVSKFYGNIRALTDVSLEVHAGEITCVLGDNGAGKSTLIKIIAGLHQHDTGTFTIEGEPARLSSPREALDRGIATVYQDLAVVPLMPVWRNFFLGSEPTRGSGPFKRLDVKLMRETTRAELLRMGIDLRDVDQPIGTLSGGERQCVAIARAVYFGAKVLVLDEPTAALGVKQSGVVLKYVAAARDAGLGVVLITHNPHHAYLVGNRFVLLKRGAMAGSHTRSQIALEELTRQMAGGSELEQLSHELAQAPAPSHLGGHPTH; translated from the coding sequence ATGACGGACGGCGGCACCACACCCCAGCCCGAGGACACCATGACGGCCGGCGGCACCACGTCCCGGGACGAGGACACCACGGGCCCCGGGCGGGCGGACGGCCCGGACCGGGCGCCCGCGGGAGCGGACCGGGCGTCCACGGAAGGGGACCGGACGCCCGCGCTCGTCCGGCTCGACGGCGTCAGCAAGTTCTACGGCAACATCCGGGCGCTGACGGACGTGTCCCTGGAGGTGCACGCGGGCGAGATCACCTGCGTCCTCGGGGACAACGGCGCGGGCAAGTCCACCCTCATCAAGATCATCGCGGGGCTGCACCAGCACGACACGGGCACCTTCACCATCGAGGGCGAGCCCGCCCGGCTGTCCTCCCCGCGCGAGGCCCTGGACCGGGGCATCGCCACCGTCTACCAGGACCTGGCCGTCGTCCCCCTGATGCCGGTCTGGCGCAACTTCTTCCTCGGCTCCGAGCCCACCAGGGGCAGCGGCCCCTTCAAGCGGCTCGACGTGAAGCTGATGCGCGAGACCACCCGTGCCGAGCTGCTGCGCATGGGCATCGACCTGCGGGACGTCGACCAGCCGATCGGCACCCTCTCCGGCGGCGAGCGGCAGTGCGTGGCCATTGCCCGCGCCGTCTACTTCGGGGCCAAGGTCCTGGTCCTGGACGAGCCGACGGCGGCGCTCGGCGTCAAGCAGTCCGGCGTCGTCCTGAAGTACGTCGCCGCCGCCCGCGACGCCGGGCTCGGCGTGGTGTTGATCACCCACAACCCGCACCACGCCTACCTCGTCGGCAACCGCTTCGTCCTGCTCAAGCGCGGTGCGATGGCCGGCAGCCACACCAGATCGCAGATCGCGCTGGAGGAGCTGACCCGCCAGATGGCGGGCGGCAGCGAGCTGGAGCAGCTCAGCCACGAGCTGGCCCAGGCGCCCGCCCCGAGCCACCTGGGCGGCCATCCCACCCACTGA